The following coding sequences lie in one Kribbella sp. NBC_00709 genomic window:
- the hrpA gene encoding ATP-dependent RNA helicase HrpA yields the protein MSLADAIARLDGLTAYDREQLGKRLERVRTIKEARKREQALQGVIGAIEQAERRVEVRRSAVPEITYPAELPVSQLKDEIATAIRDHQVVVVAGETGSGKTTQIPKICLELGRGIHGMIGHTQPRRLAARTVAERIAEELGTELGETIGFAVRFTDKVSERSLVKLMTDGILLNELQRDRDLTRYDTLIIDEAHERSLNIDFILGYLRRLLPRRPDLKVIITSATIDPERFAAHFADAQGSPAPIVEVSGRTYPVEVRYRPVNDPDDPSTIDRDQTQAILDAVDELEYEADGDVLVFLSGEREIRDTADALNDKFRNDRRTTEILPLYARLSNAEQHRVFQSHSNRRIVLATNVAETSLTVPGIKYVIDPGTARISRYSHRTKVQHLPIEPVSQASANQRKGRSGRTSDGICIRLYSEEDFTNRPEFTDPEILRTNLASVILQMTAIGLGDIAAFPFIDEPDKRSITDGLQLLTELGAIDTPKGGRLTPIGRQLAQIPLDPRLARMIVEADKHACVREVMVIAAALSIQDPRERPTDAEAQAQQAHARFRDPNSDFLGYLNLWGYLKKQQKELSGNQFRRMCRSEYLNYLRVREWQDIYAQLRQVAAQIGVKLNSGEPADPQSVHISLMSGLLSHLGLKDPANQHQYIGARGTKFAIFPGSGLFKKPPQFVMAAELVETSRLWARVNAKIEPEWAEDLAPHLIKRSYSEPHWERKAGAVMAYEKVTLYGVPIVARRKVNYGKVDPEVSRELFIRHALVEGDWDTHHKFFHENRKLIEEVEELEERTRRRDLLVDDETLFAFYDERIGAEVVTGRHFDTWWKTARQRDHDLLDFERSLVVREGAEVREEEFPLHWVQNGMTFDLTYAFEPGTDADGVTVHIPLLVLNQVTADGFEWTVPGFREELVTTLIKSLPKTIRRNIVPAPDHARQILPELDPASGPLTDAMARALRDLRGVVIEPSDWDWSRVPEHLRMTFRVEDDKRKTVAESKDLARLKEKLKPKTTAAISQVASKAVSGLEKSGLTDWTFGDLPRSFSERRNGLTVAGYPALVDEGKNVAIRLQETERDQAAAMWTGTRRLLLLTMPSVIDVVQRHLSNQQKMTLMAGPHRSVGELLDDAIGAAVDQLMAAAGGPAWNLTAFSILRDAVRSELADTVLTILQQVEQVLGHARTVDKQISRASSPALIVALSDVRGQLERLVHPGFITDTGAKRLPDLVRYLRGMEQRLEKLGANAARDRSGMAIVQTLTDEYEKHLRAVPTGKYPSPELLDVRWMLEELRISLFAQTLGTPYPISEKRIRKALADS from the coding sequence TTGAGTCTCGCGGACGCGATTGCTCGGTTGGACGGATTGACGGCGTACGACCGGGAGCAGCTCGGGAAGCGGCTGGAGCGGGTTCGGACGATCAAGGAAGCCCGGAAGCGGGAGCAGGCGCTCCAGGGTGTGATCGGCGCGATCGAACAGGCCGAGCGTCGGGTCGAGGTACGGCGTAGCGCCGTACCGGAGATCACGTATCCGGCGGAGCTGCCGGTCAGTCAGCTGAAGGACGAGATCGCGACGGCGATCCGGGACCACCAGGTCGTGGTCGTCGCGGGTGAGACCGGATCGGGCAAGACCACTCAGATCCCGAAGATCTGTCTCGAGCTGGGGCGCGGCATCCACGGCATGATCGGCCACACCCAGCCCCGCCGGCTCGCCGCGCGGACCGTCGCCGAGCGGATCGCGGAGGAGCTCGGCACCGAGCTGGGCGAGACGATCGGCTTCGCGGTCCGGTTCACCGACAAGGTCAGCGAGCGCTCGCTGGTCAAACTGATGACCGACGGCATCCTGCTGAACGAACTGCAGCGCGACCGCGACCTGACCAGGTACGACACCCTCATCATCGACGAGGCGCACGAGCGCAGCCTGAACATCGACTTCATCCTCGGCTACCTCCGGCGCCTGCTCCCCCGTCGCCCCGACCTGAAGGTCATCATCACGTCGGCGACGATCGACCCGGAGCGGTTCGCCGCGCACTTCGCCGACGCCCAGGGCAGCCCGGCGCCGATCGTCGAGGTGTCCGGCCGGACCTACCCGGTCGAGGTGCGGTACCGCCCGGTCAACGACCCCGACGACCCGAGCACGATCGACCGCGACCAGACCCAGGCGATCCTGGACGCCGTCGACGAGCTCGAGTACGAGGCGGACGGCGACGTACTGGTGTTCCTGTCCGGCGAGCGCGAGATCCGCGACACCGCCGACGCCTTGAACGACAAGTTCCGCAACGACCGCCGGACCACCGAGATCCTGCCGCTCTACGCCCGGCTCTCGAACGCCGAGCAGCACCGCGTCTTCCAGTCGCACTCGAACCGCCGGATCGTGCTCGCGACCAACGTCGCCGAGACCTCGCTGACCGTCCCCGGCATCAAGTACGTCATCGACCCCGGTACGGCGCGCATCTCGCGGTACTCGCACCGCACCAAGGTCCAGCACCTCCCGATCGAGCCGGTCTCGCAGGCGAGTGCCAACCAGCGCAAGGGCCGCAGCGGCCGCACCAGCGACGGCATCTGCATCCGCCTGTACTCCGAGGAAGACTTCACCAACCGCCCCGAGTTCACCGACCCCGAGATCCTGCGGACCAACCTCGCGAGCGTCATCCTGCAGATGACCGCGATCGGGCTCGGCGACATCGCGGCGTTCCCGTTCATCGACGAGCCGGACAAGCGCAGCATCACCGACGGCCTGCAGCTCCTCACCGAGCTCGGCGCGATCGACACCCCGAAGGGCGGCCGGCTGACCCCGATCGGCCGGCAGCTCGCGCAGATCCCGCTGGACCCCCGGCTGGCCCGGATGATCGTCGAGGCCGACAAACACGCCTGCGTCCGCGAGGTGATGGTTATCGCCGCCGCGTTGTCGATCCAGGATCCGCGCGAACGGCCGACGGACGCCGAGGCGCAGGCCCAGCAGGCACACGCGCGGTTCCGCGACCCGAACAGTGACTTCCTCGGCTACCTGAACCTCTGGGGCTACCTGAAGAAGCAGCAGAAGGAGCTGTCCGGCAACCAGTTCCGCCGGATGTGCCGCAGCGAGTACCTGAACTACCTCCGCGTCCGCGAGTGGCAGGACATCTACGCACAGCTCCGCCAGGTCGCGGCCCAGATCGGCGTCAAGCTGAACAGCGGCGAGCCGGCCGACCCGCAGAGCGTGCACATCTCGCTGATGTCCGGCCTGCTGTCGCACCTCGGGCTGAAGGACCCGGCCAACCAGCACCAGTACATCGGTGCCCGCGGCACCAAGTTCGCGATCTTCCCCGGCTCCGGGCTGTTCAAGAAGCCACCGCAGTTCGTGATGGCCGCCGAGCTGGTCGAGACCTCGCGGCTGTGGGCGCGGGTGAACGCGAAGATCGAGCCCGAATGGGCCGAGGATCTCGCGCCACACCTGATCAAACGCTCGTACTCCGAGCCGCACTGGGAACGCAAAGCCGGTGCCGTCATGGCGTACGAGAAGGTCACGCTGTACGGCGTACCGATCGTTGCCCGGCGCAAGGTGAACTACGGCAAGGTCGACCCGGAGGTGTCGCGCGAGCTGTTCATCCGGCACGCGCTGGTCGAGGGCGACTGGGACACCCACCACAAGTTCTTCCACGAGAACCGCAAGCTGATCGAGGAAGTCGAGGAGCTCGAGGAGCGCACCCGTCGCCGCGACCTGCTGGTCGACGACGAGACGCTGTTCGCGTTCTACGACGAGCGGATCGGCGCCGAGGTCGTCACCGGACGGCACTTCGACACCTGGTGGAAGACGGCGCGGCAACGCGACCACGACCTGCTCGACTTCGAACGCTCGCTCGTGGTTCGCGAGGGCGCCGAGGTCAGGGAGGAGGAGTTCCCGCTGCACTGGGTGCAGAACGGGATGACCTTCGACCTCACGTACGCGTTCGAGCCGGGTACGGACGCCGATGGTGTGACCGTCCACATCCCGCTGCTCGTGCTCAACCAGGTCACCGCGGACGGGTTCGAGTGGACCGTGCCCGGCTTCCGCGAGGAACTGGTCACGACCCTGATCAAGTCCTTGCCGAAGACGATCCGGCGCAACATCGTGCCCGCGCCGGACCACGCCCGGCAGATCCTGCCCGAACTGGACCCGGCGTCCGGACCGCTCACCGATGCGATGGCCCGTGCGCTGCGGGACCTTCGCGGTGTCGTGATCGAGCCGAGCGACTGGGACTGGAGCCGGGTGCCGGAGCATCTGCGGATGACGTTCCGGGTCGAGGACGACAAGCGCAAGACTGTGGCCGAGAGCAAGGATCTCGCCAGGCTGAAGGAGAAGCTCAAGCCGAAGACCACGGCCGCGATCTCGCAGGTCGCGTCGAAGGCGGTCAGCGGGCTGGAGAAGTCCGGCCTGACCGACTGGACATTCGGCGACCTCCCGCGCAGCTTCTCCGAACGCCGCAACGGCCTGACGGTCGCCGGCTACCCGGCGCTGGTCGACGAGGGCAAGAACGTCGCGATCCGGCTGCAGGAGACCGAGCGCGATCAGGCCGCAGCGATGTGGACGGGCACACGCAGACTGCTCCTGCTGACGATGCCCTCGGTGATCGACGTCGTACAGCGGCATCTGAGCAATCAGCAGAAGATGACGCTGATGGCCGGTCCGCACCGCAGCGTCGGCGAGTTGCTCGACGACGCGATCGGAGCGGCGGTCGATCAGCTGATGGCGGCCGCGGGCGGACCGGCCTGGAACCTTACCGCGTTCTCCATCCTGCGTGACGCCGTACGGTCGGAGCTCGCGGACACGGTGCTGACGATCCTCCAGCAGGTCGAGCAGGTGCTCGGCCATGCGCGGACCGTGGACAAGCAGATCTCGCGGGCGTCCAGCCCGGCGCTGATCGTGGCTCTGTCGGATGTCCGCGGTCAGCTCGAACGGCTGGTCCATCCCGGCTTCATCACCGACACCGGCGCCAAGCGGCTGCCGGACCTGGTCCGGTACCTGCGTGGCATGGAGCAGCGGCTCGAGAAGCTCGGCGCGAACGCAGCGCGCGACCGCTCCGGGATGGCCATCGTCCAGACCCTCACCGACGAGTACGAGAAGCACCTCCGTGCCGTGCCCACCGGCAAGTACCCCAGTCCCGAGCTCCTCGACGTCCGCTGGATGCTCGAGGAACTGCGCATCAGCTTGTTCGCGCAGACACTCGGCACGCCGTACCCGATCTCGGAGAAGCGGATCCGGAAGGCCCTGGCTGACAGCTAG
- a CDS encoding helix-turn-helix transcriptional regulator, with amino-acid sequence MDTAARLLRLLSLLQSRPQWDGTELAARLDVTPRTVRRDVTRLRSLGYPVEAEAGIGGGYRLGPGGRLPPLLLDDEEAVAIAVGLRVATTTTVSGVEEAAISALAKLHQVLPTRLQERVAAIGAHTTQLPQGELPQVDGEVLVTLAAGCRHVEGIRFRYRTHDGTESERSVEPLQIVHTGRRWYLVARDRDRQAWRTFRVDRITQPVLTGSRYRFEDPPDPVALVAEGTGVAPWDIVARVRVQADAATVARMIPPSQGVIDPIDANTCEVRFAANELGPLVSGVIRLYWPFEILDPPELRTAVHEHARRLLDS; translated from the coding sequence ATGGATACCGCAGCCCGTCTGCTCCGCCTGCTGTCGCTGCTCCAGTCGCGCCCGCAATGGGACGGCACCGAGCTGGCCGCCAGGCTCGACGTCACGCCCCGGACCGTGCGGCGTGACGTCACCCGGCTGCGGTCACTCGGGTACCCGGTCGAGGCCGAGGCCGGCATCGGCGGTGGGTACCGCCTCGGTCCGGGCGGCCGGCTGCCGCCGCTGCTGCTCGACGACGAGGAGGCGGTGGCGATCGCGGTCGGCCTGCGGGTCGCGACGACCACGACCGTGTCGGGTGTCGAGGAGGCGGCGATCTCGGCGCTGGCCAAACTCCATCAGGTCCTGCCGACCCGGCTGCAGGAACGGGTCGCGGCCATCGGCGCGCACACAACGCAGTTGCCGCAGGGGGAGCTGCCGCAGGTCGACGGCGAGGTGCTGGTCACCCTCGCCGCCGGCTGCCGTCATGTCGAAGGGATCCGCTTCCGCTATCGCACCCACGACGGCACCGAGTCCGAGCGCAGCGTCGAGCCGCTGCAGATCGTGCACACCGGCCGCCGCTGGTACCTCGTCGCCCGCGACCGGGATCGCCAGGCCTGGCGTACCTTCCGCGTCGACCGGATCACCCAGCCCGTGCTCACCGGCTCCCGCTATCGGTTCGAGGACCCGCCCGACCCGGTCGCACTAGTTGCCGAGGGCACCGGAGTGGCGCCCTGGGACATCGTCGCCCGGGTCCGCGTGCAGGCCGACGCCGCGACGGTCGCCCGGATGATTCCGCCGAGCCAAGGTGTGATCGATCCCATCGACGCGAACACCTGCGAGGTCCGCTTCGCCGCCAACGAGCTGGGACCCCTCGTCTCAGGGGTCATCCGCCTCTACTGGCCGTTCGAGATCCTCGACCCACCCGAACTCCGCACGGCCGTCCACGAGCACGCCCGCCGTCTCCTCGACTCCTAG
- a CDS encoding DinB family protein produces the protein MTTLSQDLLDLSDFAWQRLRHRVEGLTDEEYLWEPFDGCWSIRKTEAGYVADGTPIPPEPAPFTTLAWRITHIVDILQEDRTATWFGHQPLAEDGQPPVPASAADALAALDHAYAVWRYRLAALSPEDLGRAMGEVAGPYAEHAGSSFALHILDELIHHGAEVGTVRDFYRGAHPEDPFAAAIAGELTPAERPALLAEAAAAHRWDVITQLADLGFGVDERTANGFTAAHLAAGTGSLDTLRFLVGRGADLSVTDPRFNADVLGWAKWFKHADAIAYLESL, from the coding sequence ATGACGACGCTTTCGCAGGATCTCCTCGACCTGTCCGACTTCGCCTGGCAGCGGCTGCGCCACCGGGTGGAGGGCCTGACCGACGAGGAATACCTCTGGGAACCGTTCGACGGCTGCTGGTCGATCCGGAAGACCGAGGCGGGGTACGTCGCCGACGGGACCCCGATCCCTCCGGAGCCGGCGCCGTTCACCACGCTGGCCTGGCGGATCACGCACATCGTCGACATCCTCCAGGAGGACCGCACCGCCACCTGGTTCGGGCACCAGCCGCTTGCCGAGGACGGCCAGCCGCCGGTGCCGGCGTCCGCGGCGGACGCTCTGGCCGCGCTGGATCACGCGTACGCGGTCTGGCGTTACCGCCTCGCCGCACTCAGCCCCGAGGACCTCGGCCGCGCGATGGGCGAGGTCGCCGGACCGTACGCCGAGCACGCCGGCAGCTCGTTCGCCCTGCACATCCTCGACGAGCTCATCCACCACGGAGCCGAGGTGGGTACGGTCCGCGACTTCTACCGGGGAGCGCATCCCGAGGACCCGTTCGCGGCCGCGATTGCGGGTGAGCTCACGCCGGCTGAGCGCCCGGCGCTGCTCGCCGAGGCTGCTGCGGCGCACCGATGGGACGTCATCACGCAGCTCGCCGACCTCGGCTTCGGTGTCGACGAGCGCACTGCCAACGGCTTCACCGCAGCGCACCTTGCGGCCGGGACCGGCTCCCTGGACACGCTTCGGTTCCTGGTCGGGCGTGGAGCGGACCTTTCGGTGACCGATCCGCGGTTCAACGCCGACGTACTCGGGTGGGCGAAGTGGTTCAAGCACGCCGACGCGATTGCGTACCTGGAATCGCTCTAG
- a CDS encoding helix-turn-helix transcriptional regulator, which yields MEQILRFEAHAFGRPYHAARVRIPARARDTELHTHADFHEFMGVVSGHGEHLLTTGVAELRPGDVVLVRPSDRHAVRGSVPDGLEFVNVAFPSSLWQGFLDLTRTATWSSRGPISFHQPAAIAVFEQALARFQDNPSTYDLLRFWIDLVELLAPADAAGPGVPDWLARACTAMRAEHNLHGGVPRLLELAGVSPAHLSRSMRGAYGVTPTAFVTDLRLEHAASLLAATNTPIAIIAARCGFSSQSYFTRTFTAAHDLPPRDFRRRSQRAFVP from the coding sequence GTGGAGCAGATCCTGCGCTTCGAGGCGCACGCGTTCGGGCGGCCGTACCACGCGGCGCGAGTGCGGATCCCGGCGCGCGCCCGCGACACCGAACTGCACACCCACGCGGACTTCCACGAGTTCATGGGCGTCGTGTCCGGCCACGGCGAACACCTGCTGACCACGGGTGTCGCAGAGCTGCGGCCGGGCGACGTCGTTCTGGTCCGCCCGAGCGACCGGCACGCCGTCCGCGGCTCGGTGCCCGATGGCCTCGAGTTCGTCAACGTCGCCTTCCCTAGCTCGCTCTGGCAAGGCTTCCTGGACCTGACCCGCACCGCCACCTGGTCGTCCCGCGGACCGATCAGCTTCCACCAACCGGCCGCGATCGCCGTCTTCGAGCAAGCCTTGGCCCGCTTCCAGGACAACCCCAGCACCTACGACCTGCTGCGGTTCTGGATCGATCTCGTCGAACTGCTCGCTCCGGCCGACGCCGCAGGCCCCGGCGTACCCGACTGGTTGGCGAGGGCGTGTACTGCGATGCGCGCCGAGCACAACCTCCACGGCGGCGTACCCCGGCTGCTCGAACTGGCCGGCGTGAGCCCCGCGCATCTGTCCCGCTCGATGCGCGGGGCGTACGGCGTCACCCCGACCGCCTTCGTCACCGACCTCCGCCTCGAACACGCCGCATCCTTGCTGGCGGCAACCAATACGCCGATCGCGATCATTGCGGCCCGCTGCGGGTTCAGCAGCCAGTCCTACTTCACCCGGACGTTCACCGCGGCGCACGACCTCCCGCCCCGCGACTTCCGCCGCCGGTCCCAGCGCGCCTTCGTGCCCTAG
- a CDS encoding phytanoyl-CoA dioxygenase family protein, translating to MYETDGYVIFRDVIDQELIKEVNDHVEWLQARHPDVRPEQLGHVYLRDDPFWVRLVSDDRLVDIAQRFVGPDIALFASHYISKPPYSGQPVLWHQDAAFWPLDPMEVVTLWLAVDHSTPQNGCVRVVPGSHRSGVAGMRNNTDVENVLGMEIAVEVDEAQAVDMVLAPGDVEVHHPNIVHGSNANTSPNRRCGLTIRYIPTSTRITDPETPYPSAFHLRGEPGVNSYQPRPKFVEERHFPFTGSSAWA from the coding sequence ATGTATGAGACCGACGGCTACGTCATCTTCCGCGACGTCATCGACCAAGAGCTGATCAAGGAAGTGAACGATCATGTCGAGTGGCTGCAGGCCCGGCATCCCGACGTACGGCCTGAGCAGCTCGGCCATGTGTACCTGCGCGACGATCCGTTCTGGGTCCGCCTGGTGAGCGACGACCGGCTCGTCGACATCGCCCAGCGGTTCGTCGGGCCGGACATCGCGTTGTTCGCCTCCCACTACATCTCCAAGCCGCCGTACTCCGGGCAGCCGGTGCTGTGGCACCAGGACGCGGCGTTCTGGCCGCTGGACCCGATGGAGGTGGTGACGCTGTGGCTGGCGGTCGACCACTCGACACCGCAGAACGGATGCGTGCGGGTCGTCCCGGGCAGCCACCGGTCCGGGGTGGCCGGGATGCGCAACAACACCGACGTCGAGAACGTGCTCGGCATGGAGATCGCGGTCGAGGTCGACGAGGCGCAGGCGGTCGACATGGTGCTCGCACCGGGCGACGTCGAGGTCCACCACCCGAACATCGTCCACGGCAGCAACGCGAACACCTCGCCGAACCGGCGCTGCGGGCTGACGATCCGCTACATCCCGACGTCCACCCGGATCACCGATCCGGAGACGCCGTACCCGAGCGCGTTCCACCTGCGCGGTGAGCCGGGGGTGAACAGCTACCAGCCGCGGCCGAAGTTCGTCGAGGAGCGGCACTTCCCGTTCACGGGCAGCAGCGCCTGGGCCTGA
- a CDS encoding VOC family protein, with translation MTQVAEQPGSTAGRLGSVVLDCPDPLELAQFYSALLGLDIDENGDDDWRSLTGPGSSLGFSTLAFRRSEQYVPATWPGTDAQDLHLDLIVEDLSSGHATVVALGAEPLDPLDPPPAENARGWRIYADPAGHPFRICLE, from the coding sequence ATGACGCAGGTGGCAGAGCAGCCGGGCAGTACTGCCGGGCGGCTCGGCTCGGTGGTGCTGGATTGCCCGGACCCACTCGAGCTCGCCCAGTTCTACTCAGCGCTGCTGGGGCTGGACATCGACGAGAACGGTGACGACGACTGGCGGAGCCTGACCGGCCCCGGCTCGTCGCTCGGGTTCTCGACGCTGGCCTTCCGGCGCTCGGAGCAGTACGTGCCGGCCACCTGGCCCGGCACCGATGCGCAGGATCTCCATCTCGACCTCATCGTCGAGGACCTCTCGAGCGGTCACGCGACCGTGGTCGCCCTCGGCGCCGAGCCGCTCGACCCCCTGGACCCGCCGCCCGCGGAGAACGCGCGTGGCTGGCGGATCTACGCCGACCCGGCGGGCCACCCGTTCCGGATCTGCCTCGAGTAA
- a CDS encoding CGNR zinc finger domain-containing protein, with the protein MTDSSHAEFRIVGGHPALDLVNTVTPRARGGAVEHEYLTSPADLLAWSRRIELIDLRDYSAIEGTWRSAPELAEKALGATLEIREAAYDVLAPHAAGVAVAKDGVKRSEGSAFERLMLRWSAAAARSMLIPDADRERGIAELVVGTSPAQLIPDRLVVAAVELVRAVELRQLRACPVEDGGCGWLFLDRSRNGSRRWCAMEDCGTRAKIRKLGERRRATGVLQS; encoded by the coding sequence ATGACCGACAGTTCCCATGCGGAATTTCGCATCGTGGGCGGGCATCCCGCCCTTGATCTGGTGAACACGGTCACCCCGCGAGCGCGCGGCGGCGCGGTCGAGCACGAATACCTGACCTCGCCGGCTGACTTGCTCGCCTGGAGTCGCCGGATCGAGCTGATTGATCTGCGTGACTACAGCGCGATCGAGGGCACCTGGCGGTCGGCCCCGGAGCTGGCCGAGAAGGCGCTCGGCGCGACGCTGGAGATCCGCGAGGCGGCGTACGACGTGCTGGCGCCGCACGCGGCCGGCGTCGCCGTCGCGAAGGACGGAGTCAAGCGCAGCGAGGGTTCCGCCTTCGAGCGCTTGATGTTGCGCTGGTCGGCCGCTGCTGCGCGTTCGATGCTGATCCCGGACGCGGACCGGGAGCGCGGCATTGCGGAGCTGGTCGTCGGGACGTCGCCGGCGCAGCTGATCCCGGATCGCCTGGTGGTGGCCGCGGTCGAGCTGGTGCGGGCTGTCGAGCTGCGGCAGCTGCGGGCGTGTCCGGTCGAGGACGGCGGTTGTGGCTGGCTGTTCCTGGACCGCAGCCGGAACGGTTCCCGGCGCTGGTGCGCGATGGAGGACTGCGGCACCCGGGCGAAGATCCGCAAGCTGGGGGAGCGGCGCCGAGCTACCGGCGTACTCCAGTCGTAG
- a CDS encoding MFS transporter: protein MQLSSRRAAAALVFLGVSTFSFVTVEVLPIGLLTVMADDLGRSRSQIGLLVTGYAVVVVLASIPLARLTHHLPRRLVLGGTLAVLTVATALSAAAPTYEVLFGGRLVIAISQALFWSIAPPIATSLFPPEFRGRVVARLAIGTALAPILGIPFGTWLGEQAGWRVPFVVMAVLGAAACIGIVTLLPRTEVQDSPSRRGSAPDLRGYVVLLVAAAIGVTGFLTFNTYVTPFLLDITGFSSDALGPMLLASGAGGFAGTLIVGRLLDRYPWGAVVVPFGVLTVGLFGLFSLGELKVATGILIALIGLSFSGLAVAVQSRTLQIAPGSTDIASAGASSAFNVGIAAGAFVGGALIDHTTVRSVALAGGLLTAIAALVMLCEPWLTRRPVQPAESGHGQHVCEEPV from the coding sequence ATGCAACTCTCGTCCCGCCGAGCCGCCGCCGCGCTCGTGTTCCTCGGCGTCTCGACGTTCTCCTTCGTCACCGTCGAGGTGCTGCCGATCGGGCTGCTGACCGTGATGGCCGACGATCTCGGCCGGTCACGCTCGCAGATAGGCCTCCTCGTCACCGGGTACGCCGTCGTCGTCGTGCTCGCCTCCATCCCCCTGGCCCGGCTGACCCACCATCTCCCCCGCCGGCTGGTGCTCGGCGGGACGCTGGCCGTCCTCACCGTTGCGACCGCACTCTCCGCCGCTGCCCCGACGTACGAAGTGCTGTTCGGCGGGCGGCTGGTGATCGCGATCTCGCAGGCGCTGTTCTGGTCGATCGCTCCGCCGATCGCGACCAGCCTGTTCCCGCCGGAGTTCCGCGGCCGGGTGGTCGCGCGACTCGCGATCGGCACGGCGCTGGCGCCGATCCTCGGCATCCCGTTCGGCACCTGGCTCGGCGAGCAAGCCGGCTGGCGGGTCCCGTTCGTGGTGATGGCCGTGCTCGGTGCGGCTGCCTGCATCGGGATCGTGACGCTGTTGCCGCGCACGGAGGTCCAGGACAGTCCCTCGCGTCGCGGCAGCGCCCCGGACCTCCGCGGGTACGTCGTCCTGCTGGTCGCCGCGGCGATCGGAGTCACCGGCTTCCTGACGTTCAACACCTATGTCACGCCGTTCCTGCTGGACATCACCGGCTTCTCGTCCGACGCGCTCGGTCCGATGCTGCTGGCCAGCGGCGCAGGCGGGTTCGCCGGCACGCTGATCGTCGGACGGCTCCTCGATCGGTACCCGTGGGGTGCGGTCGTCGTCCCGTTCGGAGTTCTCACCGTCGGGTTGTTCGGGCTGTTCTCCCTCGGAGAGCTCAAGGTGGCCACGGGCATCCTGATCGCGCTGATCGGGCTGTCCTTCAGCGGACTCGCGGTCGCGGTGCAGAGCCGGACGCTGCAGATCGCTCCTGGCAGCACCGACATCGCGTCGGCCGGAGCCAGTTCGGCGTTCAACGTCGGCATCGCCGCCGGCGCGTTCGTCGGTGGCGCGCTCATCGACCACACAACGGTCCGCAGCGTCGCGCTCGCCGGCGGCCTGCTGACCGCGATCGCGGCACTCGTGATGCTGTGCGAGCCGTGGCTGACCAGGCGTCCGGTGCAGCCGGCAGAGTCCGGTCATGGCCAACACGTCTGCGAAGAGCCAGTCTGA